The nucleotide sequence tgtctcttGTGTATTACACAACTCACATTTAGTTATCTGTCAGACTACTAGAGTTTCTGTTACATCCACACCAGTAAATCTTagttttaaaactacatttgaaAAGGAAAATGATGTACATCAAGATGAGCGACTTAGCTCTGTGTCAGAAAGGATCTCTAAGTGGTGGATGAAGAAAATAGTGAGCAGTAAGAACAGCaatagtgacaaaaaaattaacacagAACAGCTGTAGCATGGAGAATAAGGTATGCAACGCTTGTAGCACAATCCATTATCAATACTGAACTAATCAGTGATGGACAtgtgtctttgtcttcttctagAAAACGGTCACATGATAGAAGCGAGATGATCAGGGAACAAGTACGGTGACAGATGAGGCCCAATCAGAGAGCAAACATGGGCATTTCTGCTCGTCCAGACTACAACATAACTCCAGagttttcaaactaaaatggGTTTCAAAAAGTCTGTTTTAGGGGCACTAAAACTCTGAAGGAGTGTGGCTGCCAAGTGCAATCATAGCAGAAGctctacattttaaaatgaaaacattcctTCCAAAAAAGTGAACAGTgtgatccagactataatcaAAACATACAAGGAAAGTAGTACGAGAATAATTTCAGCACAAAACCAAGCACTAAATGTTGGTTGCTGGTTCACAGATATGGAGGGAGTTCTTTATTCTTTATTACaccaaagataaaaaataaagagttAAACCGACATCAGAAATGTTGGAGAACTTGATGGAGATCACTCACATGTCTTctggaaatgtcagaaaatagcgTTTTGGGAAACTGTATGTGAAGAGCTACAACAGATAATGGGATAGAAGATCCTTCTGAGTTGCAGTGTGAAGAGAGTGTGATGGAAATGACAGATATTTAGACAAAATGCTGCTAGTGATCTGTAAAAAAAAGCCATAACGAGAAACTGGGGGGAAACAGGAGCATAAACAAAGAAACAATGGTTGAAAATTACTGAGGAATTCTACATAATGGAAAAACTAACTCACAAACTGATGCTACAGGAagcacaaatggacaaaaaatggactaaaTGGACAGAATACAGGACTGGAAATGGCAACACTGGAGGGAACATGATGATTAACAGGACTGGAGGATGATGGAGATGCTCTGTTACTACCCCGGCattgttcagttgttttttgtttgcgtttctttcttggtttgtgtaattgcacaaaaataaataaaaggcctTTTTCTACAATCTTTTATTCCCTTTCCTCTGCTCATCTGATTCTTGTCAAGCTTTAAACGAGCAGCACAGATCTTTTTCTCTACAGCTAACCTCCAGAGTAAGAAAGGCTACACTGACCAacatcacacagacagacaaacacatgaaaCTTACTGATTTTCTGAAAGAGCTCCTCGACGTTGACAGCATTTCTGGCACTAGTCTCGATGAAAATAGCTGCGATTGATTCAGCGAACTCCTTCGCTTCCTTCATAGGAACTTCCCTGTGAGAGAGAAGaacagttcagtcagtgtgGAATAGATTCAGACGATAAATCCATGTTTTTACTGATGACTTTCATCAGATCTACTAAACTACTAAAGATGAAGCACAGAATAAGAGGAGTCGAATTATTTACGGCTTCGTTCATACAGATTCGTAAAGACATGAGTTGTGAACAAAGACAGTCACTTCATTCCCTGATATTGTCGTAACCCTGTAAATTccgattaaagaaaaaatgagcaaatctctctgtctctctctctctctctctctccctctatatatatatatgtgtgtatatatatatatatatatatatatatataatatagagagaaaaaaatgaaaaaataatatatttatacataatctgtaaaacccaattgtagaaaaaaattgcaaaaataatgtgtatatatacataaacacacacacggtttaaaaaaactgatgtatttttgcaacagtgggttttagtttttaaaaaggtgacaaaggaaaacaacagttATAGTTCCAGTGAATAATGAATCTTTCTGCTGAAGTTTATATTGAACTGTGAACATTCATGCTAAAGCAGGACAGGCTGATCATTATTAAAAACGAGGCCTCGAACTGTTGTGCTACATCTCACTAGCTTTACTTCAATAtcctttaacatttttttacagccaaagagaataaaatgagcCCACCTGATGTCTCCTAAATCATTCTTATTCCCTGCTATGGCTACAACGATGTCCTCTGGACCATGCTCCTTCAGCTCCTTCACCCACTTCTTCAGTGTCTGGAAGGAATCCTGGACAGCGAGAACACATCATGGTCAGTTCTGGGACGGGTTCTGTGAGAGCATGCCCAACTTTTTTTTAGCCCCGGTCACATATTCAAGTTTCCATTAACAGACCAGGAAAGAATGACATTCGTAGGTCAAGGAAGCACAGCAGAGTGATGGAAAAGTGACTTcaggcttcttcagttcataCATTCAGTCCAGCTGTTACAACCCAACACAACTAAAGTCTAACTTACTGTCACTGACTCAGACATAGGAAGTGTCCTGTTCTGCTTACCAGTTTAGTTATATCATAGacaatgacagcagcagctgatccTCTGTAGTACATTGGTGCTAATGAAtgaaactaaaaaagaaaacacatttatacaaGTTAGCATGATGCATTAATACGTCAcacctttttatttatatagcatgcATTAATATAACCCAGCTGTTTCATAAAGATGACTTCCTTTAAAGGGATACAAATTTAAATCTGGGTAACGGCATTAAAAATGTTGTGTTGACCTATAAAGACAGATGCAGCATACAGCTGGAGCAACACACTGTTCCCATACATTCTTCAAAGATGAGTGGTTGATGGAAAAAGTGACGCTCTCATAAGCTGCAGCTCTTATTAACTGAACATGAAGGCTGCTCCAGTGTTGAATAAAAGGCTATTTACCGAGAACCTTTAATAGCCTCAAGAAATGACAGCACAGATTTGGTTTGAGATCATTTATAAACAATGACTCCATGAGTTTGTCCCACAAAAAGAACTGAGGAATGGATTCAGGATGTATTTTGGTCGCAGTTCCACAAATGGGTGGCGTGgtaatggaaataaaatgactATCGGCTGATGTTTCATTATCATTATCTCAATTATTGATAGAAGCAGTCTCAGTTGGGCTACATTCAAAACCTGCTCTGTTTATCTGACTCTACAAAGCTCAACAcataaaggaacacaacatcAGCACACAATGAAAAGTATCACAATTAATATTGCAAAACTCTTAAAACTAATGAATTAATGCTGAACTTCAGGCATCAATCAACACTGATGAAATCTGTGCACATCTGTCCAGCCCCCAATCAACTTTAAAGAAATagaggacttttattttgaaaaactgccCTAACATTCCTCAGCAATACAGCTGGATGCAGAGAAGGACGATTTGGTTCagaaaaattcaccagaatgcaaGAAAGTaagattttctttctctttctgcatgtatgtattgtatgtatgtattgttCTAAAAGAAACTAAAGGCTAGAATGATCATTTCTGACCAGAGATTTTCTTTTGCCATCTGAACTGAATGCAGTAAGTCTTTTCTTAATGATAACATGTTTACAAGCCATGCAGTCTGATTCCAAACCTGGTAACACCTCAACAGTATGGCAAAAGCAAGAACAGTTTTTGGTGTCATGCCAATCAGACaaaatttcctaaaaaaaacaaaacaaaacaaaaaactctagtacatcaaaacaaatcagattttttgttctgttatttTAGAAAGTGAAACTCTAACATATGGTAGACTCATTTCTGGtatagtgaaatatttcaaatatttcaagacttttttgttttaattttgatgattgTGGCTTATAGTTCACGAAAATCACAAAGGGTTAACTAGACTAATTTTGAGTATAATAATATATGTTATAAATAAGTATACATTTCAGAAATTagacatttctgtattttaaatccTTCGTTTTTTGgttgaatattttcagacactggatttctgatggTCATGAGCCTATAATAAGCCATAATTTAAAACTGTAACAAACATGGAATATATGAAAGTTTACCTTTTTGAAttatgaaattgaaaaaaaatcttctaaacTTTTGAGAAACACTACTTCAAACAAAGCGGAAACCTGCTCATTAAAACATGACTCTCTGTTGCCAGAGATCGTCAGAACTTTAATTTTCAGtatctttatctttaataaTGACATCTGATATTTAACTCCAGCAATCGATATTAAGTTGTTTACAGATAATCTAACCCTTGCAACAGAATCCTCAACATATTGTTTTCACACATAACCAGGAAATGcttgcactgttttttttcatgcagttaGCAAATCTGGCAACCCTCAGCTCCCCTCCACCCTGCCCCCCTTCTCCATTCACTGAATCACAATGACGTCCCATGACTTTTGAACTCTGGATCATCCTGTTTCATGCCTAATAATAACATGTATGTCCTGAGCACCACCGACAGGGAGGTGATTGTGTCGCTCTTTGCTCCATGATGCACAAtgtcatgggaaaaaaaaaaaaggattgacGGAGTCATGTGAGTGAACTTGAAGCTCGGAGGAAGTAAAGTAGGAGTTTCTGTCGTGGTCGTACTCACCCGTTCCTGTCCGGCCGTATCCCAGATCAGAAACTTGTGCAGCTCATTCCCAC is from Amphiprion ocellaris isolate individual 3 ecotype Okinawa chromosome 10, ASM2253959v1, whole genome shotgun sequence and encodes:
- the rab31 gene encoding ras-related protein Rab-31; amino-acid sequence: MAIRELKVCLLGDTGVGKSSIVCRFVQDHFDHNISPTIGASFLTKTVPCGNELHKFLIWDTAGQERFHSLAPMYYRGSAAAVIVYDITKLDSFQTLKKWVKELKEHGPEDIVVAIAGNKNDLGDIREVPMKEAKEFAESIAAIFIETSARNAVNVEELFQKISKQIPPLENPEVDSNESFKLTRQPPPATRRCC